In the Candidatus Dechloromonas phosphoritropha genome, AAAAGAGGATTTCGATCTGGACGTCTTCAACACCTGGCGCGCGACGTTCGATCTCAAATGGAGTCAGCGGACTGCGTGCAGTTTGGGCGGCATAGGCTTTGGTCATTTTGGGCTCCGATAGATAGATTGACTGGAATAGAAATAATCAGACGTGTGCTGCCTTGGGCGAACTCAGCATGGAAGACGACTTCCCGATTGCAGCGAGTTCGTCTGTGGACCAGCTAACTGGCGAGGGTTTATGGGCATCAATGATGGCGACAACGAGGGACATATGGTCGCTACCACAAGGCCTCGACCGGAGAGTGGACGGCCATGCAGCCAACAAGTTCCAGATGCAAATTTAATAGCTATCAGGCAGCAATCGGTTGCGGCAATTCGAGTGCTCAAAAACGAGGTGGGCCGAACGGCGGGTAACTGATCGGAAACCTGCCGCCCGATTCTCCGCGATGAGGTTCCGGACTTCGCTGAACGGACGGTAAGCTTTTGGCCCAACAGTTCCGCAATGCGGCGGTTACCGGCCCGACGTCGGGCAATTTCGCCGAGCGGAGGTTATCCAATTTCCGCTACTTCCGGATCCGACCCAGAGGACTAAACCGCTCGCGCGGTAGAGGCTGCGCATAAGCTGCTGAGTATCTTTGAGATTGGCGTGCTGTTTCCTATGTTGAGAACAGAGGCAATCCGCCTCGTTACTCGACAGGAGCAGCGCCATGACCATCACGACCCAAAGCATCAGCCCGTTGCGTCAACGCATGATCGACGACATGCGGATGCGCAAGCTATGCGACAAGACCCAGACTCACTATATTCGCGCCGTTCGGCAATTCGCCGGTTTCCTGGGTCGCTCGCCGGACACCGCGACCATCGAAGACCTGCGACGCTACCAGTTGCGCCTGGTCGATCACGGCATATCGCCCGTTTCGCTCAATGCCGCAATCACCGGGCTGAAATTCTTCTTTGAACGGCCGCCGTGTGTACTCCTCATCGATCAGACGACCGAGCAGCAGATCGCTTTCATCGACCGGCTTGGGCTTTTTCTGCGCATAAACCGTGGCGCGGGATACGCCCGCCAGAACACACTGCTGGACCACGGTGGCCTCATCCCCTTTGCCAATCCACGATTGCCGCATCATGACAGGCTCATCCCGGACTTTTTTGAGCCAATCCAACTCCATCTTCAGTTTGCCAATTTCGCTGTACAGCAATTCCGGCTCCCGGTGAGCGGCCAGCGGCTTCGGGCCTCGTTTGCCTTCAAACAATGTCTTGGCTTGTTCCTGAATCTCCTTCTTCCACTGCCCGACCTGCACCGGATGAACACCGTACTCCTGACCAATCTCATTGATCGTCTTCATCCCTCGCACGGCCTCCAGCCCTACCTTCGCCTTGAATTCGGGCGAATGGACCTTCCTCTTCTTCACTTCTTGCATCACTTCTCATCCCTCATGACAGCGCACAGCTTAAACCACTGTCTTGAAAATGGGGACCACTATAGTTAATCGGCCTCGGTTCCGCCGGGCAGGTCAATCAGGGTACGGTCGTGACGCGCATGGCGCCACGCAACGAGCGCAAGATGACGCAGCAGGAAATCCTGCCCATCCTGCGCAAGGAACTGGCCGAGATTCCCGGCGCACGCGTCTTTGCCGCCCCCTACCCGATGGTCCAGGGTCAGCGTAGCGAGCCGCTGCAGTTCGTCCTCACCGGCGAAAAACTGGCCGAGATCGGCCGCCTTGGGCGCGAACTGCAGGGCAAGTTGGCCGCCGAACCCGGCCTCGGCGGCCGAATCGACACCGACCTGCAGCTCGATCTGCCGCAACTCGTCTTCCTCCCCGACCGCCTGCGCATCGCCGCGTCCGGGCTGACCACCGCCGATGTTGCGTTGGCGATCAACATGCTGACCGGCGGCGTCGATATTGCCAAATACAACGATGAGCCGGGCGACGGCCAGCGCTACGACATCCGCGTCAAGGGCCGCGAGGGTGAATTCCTGCAGCCAGCCGACCTCGCGAAAATCTATCTGCGCAACCGCGAAGGCACGCTGGTGCGCCTCGATTCGGTCGCCACCTTCAGGGAAACGCTCGGGCCTGCGGTGATCGGGCGTTTCGACCTCCAGTACTCGGCGACCTTCTATGCCACACCGACCATGCCGCTCGGCGAGGCGGTGGAGAAGCTGCGAGCGCTCGGTGCCGACCTGCCGCCGGGGTACCAGATCAAGCTGATCGGCCAGGCCGAGGAGTTCGCCAAGACCACGCAGTACATGGCTTTCGCCTTCGTGCTGGCGATGGTCCTGCGCTACATGGTGCTGGCCAGCCAGTTCGACTCGTTCCTGCAACCGTTCATCGTCATGCTTGCCCAACCGCTGGCCATTGTTGGCGGCGTCGCCGCACTGTGGGCCAGCGGCCAGACAATCAACATCTATTCGATGATCGGCCTCGTCCTGCTCATCGGTTTGGTGGCCAAGAATTCGATCCTCCTCGTCGACCTGACCAACTACCGCCGCGCTAACGGCATGGGCATTGACGATGCCCTGAGGAACGCCTGCCCGACCCGCATGCGGCCGGTGCTGATGACCTCGGCCACCGTCGTCCTTGCCCTGCTCCCCGCCGCGCTCGGCTTCGGCGCCGGCGCCGAAACCAACCAGCCGCTGTCGATCGCCGTCATCGGCGGCATGATCTCGTCGACCCTGCTGACACTGGTCGTCGTCCCCGCGGTCTATTCGCTGGTCGAGAGCTTTATCGATCGTCGGCAAAGCGCGCGATCAGGCATCTGAACCAGCCGGCAGGGCCAGCCAGTGTGGGACCTATGGCGATTGCGAGCGAGAACATTGGCGGTGGCTGCAACACACTTGCCGGGAATCGCCATGCCAGACTGCGTATGGGGCGGGTTCTTTGTCTCGAAGGCGGCCTTGTTCCAGTCGGCCAACGCCATCCCCGGCTTGATGATGCCGGCGGCGACAAGCGCGCCCAAGAAAGCCGCGCCCGAGCCGGATTTCGATGCATTGCGACGTTGGTTGTTGAAATCCGCTCCTCTCAAAAGTTAATTACGTCGCGCCAAACACAATCCACTCTACAAGTGTTGTCGCGTCATCGTCCTTAGATTGTCCGTTTGGCGCGCCTGAACTTCGTTGCAAGCCGGACCGACGAGGCCATGGCGGGCCGTGTAGCCGCCTCTTTTCGCCAGGCCAAGATACGCATACCCATGTCGAAAATGGTTTATTTTTGTGCGATGCGGCATGCATTTTGCGCGAAGGCCCTATAACCTTTCCGTTGACATTCAGACGGTCGAGAAATCGGCCGAATTGTATTTAAATACCCCTCACAGGAGATGTCCCGATGAAACTTCTACCTGCCGTCGCCACTGCAATGGGCATGCTTGCAGCAGTGAGCGCGGTGCAAGCCGCCGACCCAAATCTGGCCCGCAACCTCGCCGCAACCTGTGCCAACTGCCACGGCACCAACGGCAGGGCTGTCCCGGGTGCCGGGATCGACGTGCTGGCCGGCATGGAGAAGGCCAAGACCCTGCAGAAACTGGCGGACTTCAAGAGTGGCGCCAAGCCCGCGTCGATCATGCATCAGATATCGAAGGGTTATACCGACGAGCAGCTCGATCTGATCGCCACCTACTTCGCCGCTCAAAGATAGGGGGCAATGCTCATGATAAGACGTGATTTCCTGAAAGCCGGCACGGCTGCGGGCGCTCTGGCTTCCCTTTATGGCTGCGCCGGCGGCAGCAAGGCCAGTGGCCATGTGGTCGTGGTCGGTGGCGGCTTCGGTGGCGCCACGATGGCCAAGCACCTGCGCATGTGGAGCGAAGGCAGCGTCCAGGTGACGCTGATCGAGCGCAACCCGACCTTCATTTCGTGCCCAATCTCGAACCTGGTCATCGGTGGCACCAAGACCATGGAGGACATCACGGTCAGCTACGACGGCTTGAAGAACAGATGGGGCGTCCGCCTCATCCAGGACGACGTGGTTGCGGTCGACGCGGCAAAACGCTCGATTTCGCTGGCCAAGGGCGGCTCCATGACTTACGACCGCCTGGTGCTCTCACCCGGTGTCGATTTCATGTTCGACCTGGTGCCTGGCCTCAACAATGCTGCCGCCCAGGGCAAGATCCTCCACGCCTGGAAGGCCGGCCCGCAGACCGTCGCCCTGCGCAAGCAACTCGAGGGCATGAAGGACGGTGGCATCTACGCCATTTCGATTCCCAAGGCGCCCTACCGCTGCCCGCCCGGACCCTACGAGCGCGCCTGCCTGGTGGCCAACTACTTTAAGCAGAGCAAGCCGAAATCCAGGGTCATCATTCTCGACGCCAACGAGGATATCGTCTCCAAGAAAGGCTTGTTCGCCAAGGCGTGGGCCGACCTTTACAAGGATATCGTTGAGTACCGTCCCAACAACGAGCTCAAGGATGTCGATGTCGCCACCAATACCGCAATCCTCGAATTCGCCAAGGTCAAGGCGGATGTGCTGAACGTGATTCCGCCACAGCGTGCCGGCGACATTGCCGCCAAGTCGGGCCTCAAGCTGATCAACAGACGCTGGGTCGACATCAACTGGCTGTCGATGGAATCGACCGGCGCGCCTGGCGTGCATGTTCTGGGCGATGCCATCTTTCCGGCGCCGAGCATGCCGAAGTCGGGGCACATCGCCAACCAGCAAGCCAAGCTCGGCGCTGCGGCGATTCTCAACATGCTGGCCGGCGATGCTCCGAGCGCGACACCGCTGGTCATGAACACCAGCTACAGCTATGTCGATACCAGGAATGCCATCCATGTTGCATCGGTTCACAGCTACGATGCTGCAACCAGGACGATGCAGCCGGTCAAGGGGGCGGGGGGCGTTTCGGCCGCCCGCAATGAAATCGAAGGCAAGGCGGCAATGGGCTGGGCGAAAAACATCTGGGCCGACATGCTGGCCTGAGATCTCGTCGAGCAAGCGGAAAATGATCACTTTCTCAGCTGATTTTCGCTCCGCGGGCTGGAGCCATCGATAGGAGCGGTGCTCAAGCAGCCCTGGGGTGGGAGCGTTATTCGAGGACCAGCACCAGTGCCAGCGGCAGGAAAATCAGCGCAGCCAGGTTGCCGATCAGCACAATCGAGGCGACGCGTTCCGGTTCCTGCCGATAGCGTTCGGCGAAGAGGAAATTGAGTACGGCTGGCGGCAACGCGCCGAAAACCAGCAGCATCGCCGCGTCGCGCCCTTGGAGACCGAGCAGGTTGATCAAGCACCATGCGACTGCCATTCCCGCCAGCGGGCGCAGCAGCGCGCTACCGGTCGCCAGCTTCCATTCGCGAAACGAAACGTCGGTCATCCGCACGCCGAGCGAGAAGAGCAACAGCGGCACCGAAACGTCGCCGAGCAGCTTGATGGAGGTCAGTAGCGGCTGCCAGATGGAAATTTTCAGCATTGCCACGGTCAACCCGGCAATTGCGGCAAAAACCACCGGCACCCGCCACAGGGTCAGCAGGCGCGCCGTCGGGTCGAGCAGGCGGGCACCGAAAGTAAAGTGCAACGTGTTCTCGACCATGAACAGGATCACCGCTGCCGGTAACGCGTCCTCACCCCAGGCCAGCACGGCGAGCGGCAGGCCGATGTTGCCTGAATTGTTGAACATCATCGGCGGCACCAATGTTTTTGGCTGGGCACCGATCAGTTTCGCCAGCGGCCAGGCCAGCAATCCGCAAGTTGCCAGTACCAGCAGGGCGCCGAGCGCCAGCGGCGCGTATGCCGCGAGATCGAACGACTTTCCGGCCATCGCCGCAAATACCAGCGCCGGGACAAACACATCCATGTTGAGACGGTTGGCGGACGCCATTTCCGGCTTGTGACGGCGCGCGTAGAAATAACCCGCGGCGACGATCCCGAAGATCGGGAAAAGGATGCCAAGCAGACGAAAGGCGAGGCCTTCGCCGCTCACAAGACGTAGCGCGAAAGATCCTCGTCGGCCGCCAGTTCAGCCAAGCGCTGATTTACGTAGTCGGCGTCGATGGCAACCGTTTCCAGCCCAGCCTTGCCGGCATCGAAGGAAACCTCCTCGAGCAGCTTTTCCATGACCGTGTGCAGACGGCGGGCACCGATGTTTTCGGTCTTCTCGTTGACCTGGAAGGCGATTTCGGCCAGCCGCCGGATGCCGCCAGCGGCGAATTCGAGCCGTACTCCCTCGGTTTCGAGCAGAGCCTCATACTGCCTTGTCAGACAGGCATCGGTCTGGGTCAGGATCGATTCGAAGTCGCTGACCGACAGCGAGTCGAGCTCGACACGGATCGGAAAGCGACCCTGCAGTTCGGGAATCAGGTCGGACGGCTTCGCCAGATGAAAGGCGCCGGAGGCGATGAACAGGATGTGATCGGTCTTGATCATGCCGTACTTGGTCGACACCGTCGTTCCCTCGACCAGCGGCAGCAGATCGCGCTGGACGCCCTGGCGCGAGACGTCGGCACCCTGCATTTCCGAACGGCTGGCGATCTTGTCGAGTTCGTCGAGGAAGACGATGCCGTTCTGCTCGACAGCCTTGACCGCCTCAAGCTTGACATCCTCGTCGTTGACCAGCTTGGCCGCTTCCTCATCGGTCAGAAGCTTCAGAGCTTCGGTAATCTTCAGCTTGCGCGACTTTTTCTTGCCGCCACCAAGGTTCTGGAACATACCCTGGATCTGCTGCGTCAGTTCTTCCATGCCGGGCGGCGCAAAGATCTCGGCCTGCATTCCTGGAGAAGCGACTTCGATCTCGATTTCCTTGTCGTCAAGCGCGCCCTCGCGTAGCTTTTTGCGGAATTTCTGGCGGGTGGTACTGTCCGTTGCGGTCGACTCGCTGTTTTCGGCAAAAAATCCGGGGCCGCGCGCCGGTGGCAGCAGAACGTCGAGAACCCGGTCCTCGGCGGCATCCTCGGCGCGCGCGCGCATCTGCTTCATCGCCCGCTCGCGCTGTGACTTGATGGCCATTTCGACCAGATCGCGAATGATCGTCTCGACATCGCGGCCGACATAACCGACCTCGGTGAATTTGGTGGCCTCGATCTTGATGAACGGGGCATCCGCGAGCCGCGCCAGGCGCCTGGCAATTTCGGTCTTGCCGACGCCGGTCGGGCCGATCATCAGGATGTTCTTGGGGGTGATTTCCTGACGCAGCGGCTCGGCCACCTGCGCCCGCCGCCAGCGGTTGCGCAGCGCGATGGCGACCGCCTTCTTGGCATTCTTCTGGCCAACGATGTGCTTGTCCAGTTCGTGGACGATTTCCTGCGGGGTCATCCCGGCGCCGCCACTCATTCCAGCACCTCGATCGTGAAATTGCGGTTGGTATAGATGCAAATGTCGCCAGCGATTTCCAGCGACTTGGTAACGATTTCGCGTGGCCCCAATTCGGTATTTTCGAGCAGGGCGCGCGCCGCGCTCTGCGCATACGAACCTCCGGAACCAATGGCGACGATGCCCTGCTCGGGCTCGAGGACGTCGCCGTTGCCGGTGACGATCAGCGAAACTTCCTTGTCGGCGACTGACAACATGGCTTCCAGGCGGCGCAGCGCGCGGTCGGAACGCCAGTCCTTGGCCAGTTCGACCGCCGAGCGCAACAGGTTACCCTGGTACTTTTCCAGTTTGGCCTCGAAACGCTCGAACAGCGTGAAGGCATCGGCGGTGCCTCCAGCGAACCCCGCGAGGATGCGGCCCTGATACAGCCTGCGGACTTTTTTCGCGGTGGCCTTGATGACGACATTGCCCAGCGTGACCTGGCCGTCGCCGCCCATGGCGACCGAACTGCCGCGGCGCACCGACAGGATCGTCGTGCCGTGATATTGCTCC is a window encoding:
- a CDS encoding efflux RND transporter permease subunit, which produces MAPRNERKMTQQEILPILRKELAEIPGARVFAAPYPMVQGQRSEPLQFVLTGEKLAEIGRLGRELQGKLAAEPGLGGRIDTDLQLDLPQLVFLPDRLRIAASGLTTADVALAINMLTGGVDIAKYNDEPGDGQRYDIRVKGREGEFLQPADLAKIYLRNREGTLVRLDSVATFRETLGPAVIGRFDLQYSATFYATPTMPLGEAVEKLRALGADLPPGYQIKLIGQAEEFAKTTQYMAFAFVLAMVLRYMVLASQFDSFLQPFIVMLAQPLAIVGGVAALWASGQTINIYSMIGLVLLIGLVAKNSILLVDLTNYRRANGMGIDDALRNACPTRMRPVLMTSATVVLALLPAALGFGAGAETNQPLSIAVIGGMISSTLLTLVVVPAVYSLVESFIDRRQSARSGI
- a CDS encoding c-type cytochrome, producing the protein MKLLPAVATAMGMLAAVSAVQAADPNLARNLAATCANCHGTNGRAVPGAGIDVLAGMEKAKTLQKLADFKSGAKPASIMHQISKGYTDEQLDLIATYFAAQR
- a CDS encoding FCSD flavin-binding domain-containing protein, producing the protein MLMIRRDFLKAGTAAGALASLYGCAGGSKASGHVVVVGGGFGGATMAKHLRMWSEGSVQVTLIERNPTFISCPISNLVIGGTKTMEDITVSYDGLKNRWGVRLIQDDVVAVDAAKRSISLAKGGSMTYDRLVLSPGVDFMFDLVPGLNNAAAQGKILHAWKAGPQTVALRKQLEGMKDGGIYAISIPKAPYRCPPGPYERACLVANYFKQSKPKSRVIILDANEDIVSKKGLFAKAWADLYKDIVEYRPNNELKDVDVATNTAILEFAKVKADVLNVIPPQRAGDIAAKSGLKLINRRWVDINWLSMESTGAPGVHVLGDAIFPAPSMPKSGHIANQQAKLGAAAILNMLAGDAPSATPLVMNTSYSYVDTRNAIHVASVHSYDAATRTMQPVKGAGGVSAARNEIEGKAAMGWAKNIWADMLA
- a CDS encoding AEC family transporter — encoded protein: MSGEGLAFRLLGILFPIFGIVAAGYFYARRHKPEMASANRLNMDVFVPALVFAAMAGKSFDLAAYAPLALGALLVLATCGLLAWPLAKLIGAQPKTLVPPMMFNNSGNIGLPLAVLAWGEDALPAAVILFMVENTLHFTFGARLLDPTARLLTLWRVPVVFAAIAGLTVAMLKISIWQPLLTSIKLLGDVSVPLLLFSLGVRMTDVSFREWKLATGSALLRPLAGMAVAWCLINLLGLQGRDAAMLLVFGALPPAVLNFLFAERYRQEPERVASIVLIGNLAALIFLPLALVLVLE
- the hslU gene encoding ATP-dependent protease ATPase subunit HslU is translated as MTPQEIVHELDKHIVGQKNAKKAVAIALRNRWRRAQVAEPLRQEITPKNILMIGPTGVGKTEIARRLARLADAPFIKIEATKFTEVGYVGRDVETIIRDLVEMAIKSQRERAMKQMRARAEDAAEDRVLDVLLPPARGPGFFAENSESTATDSTTRQKFRKKLREGALDDKEIEIEVASPGMQAEIFAPPGMEELTQQIQGMFQNLGGGKKKSRKLKITEALKLLTDEEAAKLVNDEDVKLEAVKAVEQNGIVFLDELDKIASRSEMQGADVSRQGVQRDLLPLVEGTTVSTKYGMIKTDHILFIASGAFHLAKPSDLIPELQGRFPIRVELDSLSVSDFESILTQTDACLTRQYEALLETEGVRLEFAAGGIRRLAEIAFQVNEKTENIGARRLHTVMEKLLEEVSFDAGKAGLETVAIDADYVNQRLAELAADEDLSRYVL
- the hslV gene encoding ATP-dependent protease subunit HslV, whose protein sequence is MEQYHGTTILSVRRGSSVAMGGDGQVTLGNVVIKATAKKVRRLYQGRILAGFAGGTADAFTLFERFEAKLEKYQGNLLRSAVELAKDWRSDRALRRLEAMLSVADKEVSLIVTGNGDVLEPEQGIVAIGSGGSYAQSAARALLENTELGPREIVTKSLEIAGDICIYTNRNFTIEVLE